A single genomic interval of Aphidius gifuensis isolate YNYX2018 linkage group LG6, ASM1490517v1, whole genome shotgun sequence harbors:
- the LOC122859904 gene encoding cellular nucleic acid-binding protein homolog, with the protein MKVCFKCRQKGHFASECTQEFITLKQCTKCNGKNHSEQDCWKNKNQQKCQLCDSTEHIAKNCPTIASKLENDKVCQICDIKGHDAKTCYKIGNYVRPQQSYASPTCQLCGIRGHAARNCGMQRENQQRPQVRFNEKPTPMWNQRPTCQLCNIIGHQAKDCNQRRRSNNGYNNGTNNGYNNGYNNSNNGSYYNGNKNGYNNNYTNGYNDGNNMGINNGNMVGNKYADNRKDGSIRGCDFCKGDDHIEMNCVKKKFQQRVQGNLQPSL; encoded by the coding sequence ATGAAGGTATGCTTCAAGTGTAGACAAAAGGGACATTTTGCAAGCGAATGTACTCAAGAGTTTATCACTTTGAAACAATGCACAAAATGTAATGGTAAAAACCATTCAGAACAAGATTGTTGGAAAAATAAGAACCAACAAAAATGCCAATTGTGTGACAGTACGGAACACATAGCAAAAAATTGCCCAACAATCGCATCAAAACTAGAAAATGACAAAGTATGTCAGATTTGCGACATTAAAGGTCATGACGCAAAAACCTGCTATAAGATTGGGAATTATGTTAGACCACAACAAAGCTACGCATCACCAACATGCCAATTATGCGGAATAAGGGGGCATGCTGCAAGAAATTGCGGAATGCAACGAGAAAATCAACAGCGTCCGCAAGTAAGATTCAATGAAAAACCAACACCAATGTGGAATCAACGCCCTACTTGCCAACTATGTAATATAATTGGTCACCAAGCAAAAGATTGCAATCAGCGACGACGGTCGAACAATGGTTATAATAATGGAACCAATAATGGTTATAATAATGGTtacaataatagtaataatggtAGCTATTataatggtaataaaaatggctacaataataattacacgAACGGTTATAATGATGGTAATAATATGGGTATTAATAATGGTAACATGGTTGGTAATAAATATGCGGATAATAGAAAAGACGGTTCAATTCGAGGTTGCGATTTCTGTAAGGGTGATGATCATATAGAAATGAATTGTGTTAAGAAAAAATTCCAACAAAGAGTGCAGGGAAACTTGCAACCGTCCCTCTAA